The genomic window GGCGTCgctttccttcttgaaggcgcgaTCTTGTAGCTCATGAAGTCCCTGATGCTGGATTTGACGATGTTGGATGTCTTGTTGGTTTGATTTTCTTCTCTTGTTCGGGGTTTTGTGGGTTTAGCTGTGTAGTTTCCTCTGCTTGGGCCGAGCATCCCATTTCTCTCTGCTTCGGGTGCCATGTACACGCCTCCTTGCGTTTGTGTTGTGTAATGTACTCCTACCTGTAATCGTTCTAACTCCTTCTATTAatgaatgatacgcaagctttgcgtattttCGAAAAAGATCATGCCCGGGGGGGGGCACAATGGCCCCGGGGCAGACGAACAATGTTGTTCTCGCCCGACACATAGGGAGGGACACAGTCGCCGCCCAAAAAACCGCCTCCATGATGCCTTgctcatcccgccgccgccggatgaGGCCGTCGGCGGTGGGATGCCCCCTCTttttagcttccttctttgtcCCCAGTGTTCTCTGTCGCTACTAAAGAGTTCGATCTGATATGTGTTCATCAATTCACGAGAGTCAGTTGTCCGCGCGTCACCCCGGAGGCACGCGTCGTGCTGTTGTCGTCCGCATCTGGACGCGGCCGACTGCTCCTGCGCCCTGCTGCACGGCATGGACTCTGCCTTTGTCCTGAATCTCTGGGTGCGGTTGTCTGTCTGTGCGCCTAGACGCTCCGTTCGATCTACCCTCTGCCCAACATGATGGCACCGTTGCGGATGGCGAGGGCGGGTAGTCGGCAAAGGAGGCGATGCCAGGGCGTCTTGATGGTATCCATGCCCACGTCGTGGGCTGCTTCAGTCAGGCACGAGCATGTAAATTTTCCTATGTGGTGTGTGTTCGTGCTTGGATTTAGGCACCGGGTCAACAACTCTGCTGTTGATGGCGATGTGATGATTCATTTTCCTATGGCTAGTGGCAACCCCAGTACACCTTGGGTCCGCCTTGGCACCTTCATTGCTGCCTTTTCCAAGGTGTTGATGGGAAGGATAATGACATTCATGTTTGAAGAAGACCGGATTGACTCAGGAGTTTCCATCTCGCGTGTTCAAGTCGAGTCGAGATTTAGTGAAGTTTCTTGAGAATCCTCGCAATGGATCAGGAGGAGTATACGCATCGGATGATCAGCATTTTTGCAGTGTTCTTGGCGAGTGGTGACGTTGACACTGATAGACTTCGTTCTTGGCGGTCTCAGTTTTCCGGGGTGAAATCCCTAAGGCTGACCCTCGTGGTTGTACCTGACAATGGCGACTTCTAGTCGTTCCCTTGCTGAAGGCACTGTTTTGAGACGGGACCTTCTCCAGGGTGAAAATCTAGGATCTGAGTATGATAGTTGGACCGATCGGATGGCAACGGTGTTTTTGCACTGTTTCCTTCAAGGGGCGTCGCTTTGGAGTACCTTTTTTGGAGTACATGTGTCATCAGTACTAGTGGTGCTCTTGCTGCTGTGAGTCTATGATTGTTTTGGCGGGgactttgttttctttttttctcttttcttttttcagCTGTGTGCATCCTTAATGTTGCAGAGGCTGAATGAAATTGGTATCaacttgatattaatatattccctttatTGAAAAAAAATTGCGGGGAAGGCCCGTCACGTTCCCTATCGGACAATCGCCGCAAAGTCGCCGAAATCCTAACATGTtaataagagcaactctagcagaccacGCATCCGCCCccggcccgcaaaataaccgccaaaatgcgggtacgTGCCGGAAAGCCTGCCcgaccagaccccgcatcccgcctcgGCCTGCAAATTTTTTTGGGGGGTGCGGCAAATTCCCCACCCCAACCCAggaaaacgcgggtttccccctcgcggtTGTGGTGCCCTGCATCAGAgagaagcagttggcgggagggacatttcagcccacGCGCTTTCCCCCTTctttcgccgccgcccgccgctggtGATTTCGGCCATATCTGCGGACGGAATCACGCCCCGGGGCCGCCCCACACCCTCCCACGCCGAGCCGCTGCACCGCCCCTtcggatccggcgagaagagccgccccccgtcgccgctgCCACCGGGGATCGACCACCGTCGAGCGCACCCCCTTGTCGCCGCTCGGGATCACCCGCCACCGGTTAGtcccttttttgtgatttttgcgagCTGTGTAGTAGATTGACGCGCCGGTGTGCGTGTAGATGGATTTGACCCCGTGAGAGAAGTTCTTGCTATCCGATTCGTCCGATTCGGATAACTCGGATGTTGAGAGCATGCTTGCGAACTTCTGGCAGCAAACATTGTCATGGagcttgccgtgaaggagcatgaAGACGAGCACCGGAAGAGAAGGTGAGGATCGACTGTCGGGCGTTTGTGCATTCCTCGGAATCGccatcttgggaacgagatgttgatgcaagactatttcgcggagaatcctacatatcctccgcacctcttccggagaaggtaccgaatgcgccgatccctctttgtgaaaattgttgaagcttgcgaggcaaattgtcggtattttactcaaagaaggaATGCCacgggcttaaagggatttagtgcatatcaaaaaatctccgcagctatgcgggtgattgcatatggcgttccggctgactatgccgatgagtatcttcgcattggtgaagatagcaTAATTGAGTCTGTGCGTAGATTTGCGAAAGTGATCATCTGTCTCTTCGGTCTTGAGTATCTTCAGGCACCCAATGAAGATGACACAAATaaattgatggcatctaatgagaggataggttggcctggcatgctaggtagcattgattgtatgcattggaattggaaaaattgccccaaggcttggcaaggaatgtattgtggcaagtctcgtgatgcaacaattgtgctagtggccgtagcatccgaggatttatggatttggcattgcttttttggtatgccggacactctcaatgatatcaatgtgttgcaacggtctcatttgtttgctaggcttgctagtggtgatgctgctgcttgcaactacactatcaatgggcatgaatacacaaaggggtactatcttgcagatggtatatatcctccttggtgcacatttgtcaagagcatcaaagaacccaaaacaaaaaaacaatgtgaatttgcaagggtgcaagaggcagcctgaaaagacattgaaagagcattcagtgttttgcaatctaggtttgccattgtccgtggtcctacttgtttttgggataagaaaaccttgaagaatatcatgacatgttgtgttatcctgcacaatatgattcttgaagatgagagaggaCAGAACTTAAATTTTTTTTACGACAATGTGGGgagccgtgtcaaaccagctagagacccaaaccgcattagagcttttcttcagacatacaaggagattgaaaatgcagacacccactttcaacttcaggaagatctcattgagcaccattggcaaagggctggacaatgacttatttttgtattcatttgtatttgtattcatgacaaattttgtattgcactatttaagtttgctacggttatttgaataattatttgtaatgcagatgattattgtattatgtttgattgaaataattcagtttgttttcgattgttgaattatgttgtatttgatatttgcgggctgatgatatgcgggatgcagcagcacaaagagcagaccccgcaaagccgacccgtaaaagaaTATATTCCGCGAATATTTTTTTTTACTGATCCAtttggggggtctgcatctgtgccaaCCCGAGCCAGCTCGTAAAAGctgttttgcgcgaactgcaaacgcgttttgcgggccggcgggatgcagggtctgctagagttgctctaagtcgATTTCTGAGATAGCCTTTTTTTTAGGTGTAGCCAGGCCTGCGGAGATGGCATCGTTCAGAGTTGTATTCCACTGAAACTCCTGGGCCGAAAGTGTTCACGCCAGGAATGGAGCCCATGGAGAAATTCAGACGATATTGTTGTAGACGGACACATCCCCACCCTCCCGTTCTCCGGCGAACGAGACGACACTCCGCTCGGCTCGCTCGGACCCAGGCGAGATGGAAGCCGCGTCCTTGCCGCTCGCCACCTCCCGCTTCCTCTCCCCGCCAGCGGCTGCGGCGTCCTGCTCCCGCACGAGGAGCATCCCTCTCGTCCGCGCCGCCAATCAGGCACTGGAAGCACGTAAAGTCCCCAAAGCCCAGCGGCCGTCCCCCCGGCGCAACGCCGTCGCTGAGGTCAAGGCcgcccccgaccccgtcgccgccctAACCAGGTACACATACCGGCAGCGTTCGTTTCCTGTCCTTGTAGTGATTCCTCACAGCCCACAGTAAGCTCAGCTGCTGTAGCCTTTGGATTATCCCACTTGCGTACTGCTAATCAGAGTTGAATCTAAACCCTGCAAACTCTGCTACAGGCTCGAGGATGTGTTGCAGCCACAGGACTGCAACATAATCTTGCGCCACTATGGAGAAATCAGGCGATGGGATGTACTTTCTAAGGTAGTTATCGGCGACCGTGAATTATGCCAGTGTCAGTAGACACGAGTCATTCTCAACTTTGTTTCAGGTCTTCGGGTGGATGCAGGAGCATGACATGCTCAACATTGCGTCTTACAGCAGCTATTTCAAGTACCTGGGGTTGAGCCGTAATGCTGCGAAAGCTCTGCAAGTGTACGGTTCCATTCAGGACCAGTCGACCAGAGTCAATGTTTCTGTTTGTAATTCTCTTCTCGGGTGCTTGGTGAAGAACGGGAGGTCCGACAGCACCTTCAAGCTTTATGATGAGATGATACGAGGAGGTCTATCACCTGATCTCTTCACCTACAGTACTGTATGGGACATTGAACCCCCATCTTTCCATACTAGCATTTGTTTTAGGCTTCACACAACCTCTTTTCGCTTGGATGAATAGCTTTTGCATTCTTTTTTCCTATCCACCCTCCAGCTGCTGTCAGGGTGCATGAAGTTGAAGCACGGCTACGCTAAGGCAATGGAGTTGATCAATGAGCTCAACTCACGCGGTCTTCAGATGGATAGTGTAATATATGGTACCCTCTTGGCAATATGTGCATCTCATAACTACTGCGAGGAAGCTGAGGCATACTTCAAGAAACTGAAGGATGAAGGCCATAATCCTAATCTGTTTCACTACAGTTCCCTGTTGAACGCGTATTCAGTAAATTCTTATTATGAAAAAGCTGAGCTGTTGATGAAAGATTTGAGGTCTTCTGGTTTAACACCAAATAAGGTCTATTTTCTTTGCTTGTCCCTTATTAAATCGTTTTATGATCTATGCTTTCTTATCTGCTGAAGTCCGTGATCCTGTCAGTCTCATTTCTAAGCTTGCGGTGTTGAGTCCGTTTTTCAATAGACATGACACATCCCTATGACAAGTTCGACAATTGGTTTGCGTCGATATTGAGAATTCTAGGTGACACTTGAGGGTGTAGCTTTCAGAGGTCATGTTCATGGTGCTTTAAACTTCTATGCAACTTGGGGTTTTCAGCTGCATCATTTATGTTCCTTTGTTAAGGTATCTTGTGCAACTATATTCTAACTTACAACTTCCATCATGTAGCATATAGGTGAATAGTGTTTCTCCATCCGCGCGATAACAAATACATAACTGACACTACTTTTGCAATGCCTATTCTTGAATTACTTGGGCATACTctggccctgtttggttcagcttttatcaaCGGATTCCGTTGCCGCGtagcagaatctgaaccaaagggcgaacccagcagaatccgattccagaaatccgctgccaaaatctgaaccaaaaggagaagcagcccaggacgtgctttccaaaatctgattccgctgcgggccaaaatctgaaaaagctgtatcaaccggtttgccaaatgacctacatctttttcacatcagattttccacagctGTTTTTTCACAGTagatttttcacagctgcttttagaaatccacagccgaaccaaacagggcctctgTCTAGGTGCTGAAATGTTCTGTTGCTGCTTTCCATATGATCTTTTGAATAGGTTTCTAGTTTGATGGCTTCGGTTAAAAGTGAGGGCACTAGTGTTCAtgtatcttctactccctccgtcccataatgtaagacgttttttgactctagtgtagtgtcaaaaaacggcttacattatgggacggagggagtataatatagcCTCTCTACGACCAATCCCTTCCACAAAATGCTGTTATTTTGTACGTGACACGGTCTGCAAAATGTAACTGTGACCACTAATTTATATTCATAAAACCCAATGGATTATGATACTACGGAAGTACTGAGGCAAGACCACACATGTCATTCCAAGTATCCAATGTCAATGCTTAAGAGGATATTGTTAGTCAAATATTTGAAGTTTGACTAAGGCCCCGTTCGCAATGGAGTTTTTCCAGAGGAGAAGTGTAGAAACAGCCAATCCATAGGAGTTGATCTAGTGGTATTTACTTCACAGGAATTTACCCAGATGAACACTGTAGCAGATCAGAGGAACCCTATTGGATTCCTCTGATTTTACAGGAACTAAAACATTGGGTCCAACCTCATTTTTGCGCGCAAGCCCGAGGCAAAGAGAGATAATGATACCATGTGATATAACTTGTTTGCCGTGGGCTTGGTCCAAGAAATAGGCATGTGCAGCCTGTGCTCCTGTAATGATAGCATCACTTCTCTGCTACAGTATTGTCATTGTAGTAGCATTCCTGATTTTTTATATTCCTATGTTCCAAACACGTTAAAATTATGTCCAAAATAACAGATTTTTGTGAACCAGAGGGAGTACCTACTATCTAATTCTCTGTTGAATGCTGTACTCATGCAATTGAACTTCTATACATTTCGAAATTATCTTTGGATGTTCAAGAAAATGGTGCTGCTACGGATGTCAATCTAACTTCTCATTAAATTTCCTTTGCAGGTTATACTGACCACTTTGTTGAAGGTATATTCTAAAGGTGGTCTGTTTGAGAAGGCTAAGGAGTTGCTAACTGAATTGGAAGCGTCAGGCTTTGCACAGGATGAGGTCAAACATGTGGTCTCACACACAACACTGCTCATATCTAAGTTTGTATGGTTCTATAAATTGACCGTAATTACGCTTTATTGCATGCTGTGTACAGATGGCATATTGCATATTGATTGATGCACTTGCCAAAGGAGGAAAGATATGGGAAGCAACAATGGTGTTTaatgaaatgaaagaaaaaggtgTCAAGTCTGGTACGATATTTAACCAGAATTCCCACTGAAGTACCTCTATCAGTTTCTCATTCTAAATGCAACAATGCAGTTCCTGGATCCTGATTAGTAAACTGTATTGGTCAGTTTTAAGCATTTGATTTTCTTTTGTCTGCCTCTTATAACTTATTCATTTGATTGCATGACTCTGACTCTCTGTATCTCTTAGTGGGGTGCTATTACTATTTGTGTCTTCTTGATCTTGTCTGATGACCTTATCCTCTGGTTTCTGCAGATGGCTATGCATTTAGTATCATGATTTCAGCATTACATCGAGGTGGTTATCGTGAAGAAGCAAAAAAGCTTGCAAAAGAATTTGAGGATCAGAATGCCACATATGATCTTGTTATGCTTAACACATCACTTCGTGCTTACTGCAATACATATGATACGGAAAGTGTAATgagaatgctgaagaaaatggatgaGTTGAATATATCACCTGATGATATCACATTTAATACCTTAATAAGGTACTTCTGCGAGGCAAAGGTCTATCACCTAGCATACAAGACGATTGTAGATATGCATACGAAAGGCCATCAACTGAATGAGGTATTTTGGTTCTTTTATCTTGGAACAAGTCTCTAAAGCGTCTTATATTTatgtacagagggagtatatctttACTAAGCTACATTCTGGATAAAGCCAATTGTTAAATTCTTGGTAAATTCGGTCTATTGGAATTATGACATGCTTGCAGAACAGAGTGTGGGGCATCACATATTTGTTGCGATTCTGTTAGTAACTAAAATTTCTATAAACCTTGTCCAGGAGCTTTGTTCTGAGGTAATGGTGCAGCTAGGAGAAGCAGGTTTTCCTTCTGAAGCGTTTTCTGTGTATAATATGATGAGATATAGTAAGAGAACAGTTTGTAAATCTCTTCATGAGAAGGTTTTAGGCATCTTAGTTCCAGCAGGACTTCTGAAGGATGCCTGTATAGTTATTAAGGTATTATGCATTTGGCATTTACTACCGGTATCTCTATTGTTTATTTTGCGTGTATTCACTAAAAAAAATGCTGAATTAACAGGACAATGGAGAGTCGATATCTCCACGCTCTTTGGAGAAATTTGCTACACAATTCATGATCTCTGGCAACATAAATTTGATTAATGATGTTATGAAAGCCCTAAACCATTCAGGATGGCGTATAAGCCAGGTGACTGTTTTGTACTTGGTActtcctccatcccataatataagacactttttgacactagtgtagtgtcaaaaaccgtcttacattatgggacggagggagtactttctaaGTATAGTTTGGAGTTGAACCCTGGATGGCTGGAAACTGAAAACTGGTAAAATCTTAGACCTGGCTAGGACAAGGGGGATGCTCCAAAAATCACATGATAGAAGTTAACTAAAATTTCAACGTTGCAGCTTTGTATATACATACACTTGATATTCTTAAATCTGACATATATCTTCCAATGGTGAATGTGATCATTCCACATGCAGGAAACCTTTGGTAGAGCAATTCAGCGATACATCCAGAAGCCCGATAAGAAGCAACTATTGTTATGCCTCTTGGACTGGATGACTGGTCAAGGCTATTCCGTGGACTCATCATCAAGGAACTTGCTTTTGAAAAATGCACAACTCTTTGGCCAAAAACAACTGATAGCAGAAATCCTTTCATAGCAGCAAGCAGCTTCAAGGATAACAAATAAGCTCATTGATTAACACAAAATTTAATCAAATCGAAGTTGTTCAGATTCATCATATAATGTTCTGGAGATAGTTTTTTGATGATCGACGATACCAAATTCACAAGGGTCTGTCAGGTTACAAGTTATCATCCTCATGTTTCCAGGCTACAAGCAAAACTTGTTGAGTTTCAGATTATGGTATGCGGTGCATGTCTGCATATAGTTTCAATTTATCTATTATATCTATGTGCAATGTCTGAGCTTGACTTCACGTCTATTTTAGCCAGGCTATTCAATTCAGCGAGGCCACCCACTAGAACTGCAACTGGGATTGAGGATGACAACCGGGCTTGCAGTGATGTTAATATTGGATCTTGGGATGGCTAAGAGAAACGCAAGTAAGTTAATAGTTACATTTTTTGACAGCTTCATCTGTGCAAGTTGCTCAAATTTGGTGGTTGTGCGATTGGCATTATGTTCTTGCTGGAAACAAGTGCCTAGTTCTGGAAAGCTGAACTGAAGATTTTTAATCTTTTGCGGTGTTGCTGCACATGCTTTTCTGTAAAAGCAT from Triticum aestivum cultivar Chinese Spring chromosome 3B, IWGSC CS RefSeq v2.1, whole genome shotgun sequence includes these protein-coding regions:
- the LOC123069943 gene encoding pentatricopeptide repeat-containing protein At1g10910, chloroplastic isoform X1; this translates as MEAASLPLATSRFLSPPAAAASCSRTRSIPLVRAANQALEARKVPKAQRPSPRRNAVAEVKAAPDPVAALTRLEDVLQPQDCNIILRHYGEIRRWDVLSKVFGWMQEHDMLNIASYSSYFKYLGLSRNAAKALQVYGSIQDQSTRVNVSVCNSLLGCLVKNGRSDSTFKLYDEMIRGGLSPDLFTYSTLLSGCMKLKHGYAKAMELINELNSRGLQMDSVIYGTLLAICASHNYCEEAEAYFKKLKDEGHNPNLFHYSSLLNAYSVNSYYEKAELLMKDLRSSGLTPNKVILTTLLKVYSKGGLFEKAKELLTELEASGFAQDEMAYCILIDALAKGGKIWEATMVFNEMKEKGVKSDGYAFSIMISALHRGGYREEAKKLAKEFEDQNATYDLVMLNTSLRAYCNTYDTESVMRMLKKMDELNISPDDITFNTLIRYFCEAKVYHLAYKTIVDMHTKGHQLNEELCSEVMVQLGEAGFPSEAFSVYNMMRYSKRTVCKSLHEKVLGILVPAGLLKDACIVIKDNGESISPRSLEKFATQFMISGNINLINDVMKALNHSGWRISQETFGRAIQRYIQKPDKKQLLLCLLDWMTGQGYSVDSSSRNLLLKNAQLFGQKQLIAEILS
- the LOC123069943 gene encoding pentatricopeptide repeat-containing protein At1g10910, chloroplastic isoform X2, encoding MEAASLPLATSRFLSPPAAAASCSRTRSIPLVRAANQALEARKVPKAQRPSPRRNAVAEVKAAPDPVAALTRLEDVLQPQDCNIILRHYGEIRRWDVLSKVFGWMQEHDMLNIASYSSYFKYLGLSRNAAKALQVYGSIQDQSTRVNVSVCNSLLGCLVKNGRSDSTFKLYDEMIRGGLSPDLFTYSTLLSGCMKLKHGYAKAMELINELNSRGLQMDSVIYGTLLAICASHNYCEEAEAYFKKLKDEGHNPNLFHYSSLLNAYSVNSYYEKAELLMKDLRSSGLTPNKVILTTLLKVYSKGGLFEKAKELLTELEASGFAQDEMAYCILIDALAKGGKIWEATMVFNEMKEKGVKSDGYAFSIMISALHRGGYREEAKKLAKEFEDQNATYDLVMLNTSLRAYCNTYDTESVMRMLKKMDELNISPDDITFNTLIRYFCEAKVYHLAYKTIVDMHTKGHQLNEELCSEVMVQLGEAGFPSEAFSVYNMMRYSKRTVCKSLHEKVLGILVPAGLLKDACIVIKETFGRAIQRYIQKPDKKQLLLCLLDWMTGQGYSVDSSSRNLLLKNAQLFGQKQLIAEILS